In Mustela nigripes isolate SB6536 chromosome 2, MUSNIG.SB6536, whole genome shotgun sequence, a single window of DNA contains:
- the SEMA5B gene encoding semaphorin-5B isoform X3, with protein MVFPGPLAITLLPPSLTLLVFHLSSSQDVAPEPSSEPQLCSLREHPTVAFADLKPWVFNFTYPGARDFSQLALDPSRNQLIVGARNYLFRLSLANVSLLQATEWASNEDTRRSCQSKGKTEEECQNYLRVLIVTGRKVFMCGTNAFSPVCSSRQGELYAATVIDFSGRDPAIYRSLGSRPPLRTAQYNSKWLNEPNFVAAYDIGLFAYFFLRENAVEHDCGRTVYSRVARVCKNDVGGRFLLEDTWTTFMKARLNCSRPGEVPFYYNELQSAFHLPEQDLIYGVFTTNVNSIAASAVCAFNLSAISQAFNGPFRYQENPRAAWLPIANPIPNFQCGTLPEVGPNENLTERSLQDAQRLFLMSEAVQPVTPEPCVTQDSVRFSHLVVDLVQAKDTLYHVLYIGTESGTILKALSTASRSLRGCYLEELHVLPPGRREPLRSLRILHSARALFVGLSDGVLRVPLERCATYRSQGACLGARDPYCGWDGKQQRCSTLEDSSNMSLWTQNITACPVRNVTRDGGFGQWSPWQPCEHLDGDNSGSCLCRARACDSPRPRCGGRDCLGPAIHIANCSRNGAWTPWSSWALCSTSCGIGFQVRQRSCSNPAPRHGGRICVGKSREERFCNENTPCPVPIFWASWGSWNKCSSNCGGGVQSRRRSCENGNSCPGCGVEFKTCNPEGCPEVRRNTPWTPWLPVNVTQGGARQEQRFRFTCRAPLPDPHGLQFGRRRTETRTCPADGSGACDTDALVEDLLRSGGTSPHSVSGGWAAWGPWSSCSRDCELGFRVRKRTCTNPEPRNGGLPCVGDAAEYQDCNPQACPVRGAWSCWTSWSPCSASCGGGHYQRTRSCTSPAPSPGEDICLGLHTEEALCATQACPEGWSPWSEWSACTEDGAQSRSRHCEELVPGPSTCAGNSSQSRPCPYSEIPVILPASSTEESAGCGGFSLIHLVATGVSCFLGSGLLTLAVYLSCQHCQRQSQESTLVHPATPNHLHYKGGGTPKNEKYTPMEFKTLNKNNLIPDDRANFYPLQQTNVYTTTYYPSPLNKHSFRPEASPGQRCFPNS; from the exons GCCACAGAGTGGGCCTCCAACGAGGACACGCGCCGCTCCTGCCAAAGCAAAGGGAAGACCGAG GAGGAGTGTCAGAACTACCTGCGAGTCCTGATTGTCACTGGCCGGAAAGTGTTCATGTGCGGGACCAATGCCTTTTCCCCCGTGTGCTCCAGCAGACAG GGGGAGCTCTATGCGGCCACCGTCATTGACTTCTCAGGTCGGGACCCCGCCATCTACCGCAGCCTGGGCAGCAGGCCACCACTTCGCACGGCCCAGTATAATTCCAAGTGGCTCAATG AGCCAAACTTCGTGGCAGCCTATGATATAGGGCTGTTTGCATACTTTTTCCTGCGGGAAAACGCGGTGGAGCACGATTGTGGACGCACTGTGTACTCCCGCGTGGCCCGAGTGTGCAAGAACGACGTGGGGGGCCGCTTCCTGCTGGAGGACACGTGGACCACGTTCATGAAGGCCCGGCTCAACTGCTCCCGCCCAGGCGAGGTCCCCTTCTATTACAACGAGCTGCAGAGTGCCTTCCACCTTCCTGAGCAGGACCTTATCTATGGGGTCTTCACCACCAACGT AAACAGCATTGCGGCTTCTGCTGTCTGCGCCTTCAACCTCAGCGCCATCTCCCAGGCTTTTAATGGCCCATTTCGCTACCAGGAGAACCCCAGGGCTGCCTGGCTCCCCATCGCTAACCCCATCCCCAACTTCCAG TGCGGCACCCTGCCAGAGGTGGGCCCCAACGAGAACCTGACGGAGCGCAGTCTGCAGGACGCGCAGCGCCTGTTCCTGATGAGCGAGGCTGTGCAGCCAGTGACCCCCGAGCCCTGTGTCACCCAGGACAGCGTGCGCTTCTCACACCTCGTGGTGGACCTGGTGCAGGCTAAGGACACGCTCTACCACGTGCTCTACATCGGCACCG AGTCGGGCACCATCCTGAAGGCCCTGTCCACCGCGAGCCGCAGCCTCCGTGGCTGCTACCTGGAAGAGCTGCACGTCCTTCCTCCGGGGCGCCGCGAGCCCCTGCGCAGCCTGCGCATCCTGCACAGCGCACGCGCGCTCTTCGTGGGGCTGAGCGACGGCGTGCTGCGGGTCCCCCTGGAGAGGTGCGCCACCTACCGCAGCCAGGG GGCGTGCCTGGGGGCACGGGACCCATACTGCGGCTGGGACGGGAAGCAGCAACGGTGCAGCACACTTGAGGACAGCTCCAACATGAGCCTCTGGACCCAGAACATAACAGCGTGTCCT GTTCGAAACGTGACTCGGGATGGGGGCTTCGGCCAGTGGTCACCATGGCAACCATGCGAGCACTTGGATGGGGACAATTCAGGCTCTTGCCTTTGTCGGGCTCGAGCCTGTGACTCCCCCCGACCCCGCTGTGGGGGACGAGACTGCCTGGGGCCAGCCATCCACATTGCCAACTGTTCCAG GAATGGGGCGTGGACCCCGTGGTCCTCGTGGGCCCTATGCAGCACGTCCTGTGGGATCGGATTCCAGGTCCGCCAGCGAAGTTGCAGCAACCCCGCGCCCCGCCACGGCGGCCGCATCTGCGTGGGCAAGAGCCGGGAGGAGCG GTTCTGTAACGAAAACACGCCTTGCCCGGTGCCCATCTTCTGGGCGTCATGGGGCTCCTGGAACAAGTGCAGCAGCAACTGTGGGGGCGGCGTGCAATCGCGGCGGCGGTCCTGTGAGAACGGCAACTCCTGCCCTGGCTGTGGTGTG GAATTCAAGACCTGCAATCCGGAGGGCTGCCCAGAAGTGAGGCGCAACACGCCGTGGACACCGTGGCTGCCGGTGAACGTGACTCAGGGTGGGGCGCGGCAGGAGCAGCGTTTCCGCTTCACGTGCCGCGCGCCCCTGCCCGACCCCCACGGCCTGCAGTTTggcaggaggaggacagagaCCAGAACCTGCCCAGCGGACGGCTCGGGAGCCTGCGACACCGACG CCCTGGTGGAGGATCTCCTGCGCAGCGGGGGCACCTCCCCGCACTCGGTGAGTGGTGGCTGGGCCGCGTGGGGCCCGTGGTCGTCCTGCTCCCGAGACTGCGAGCTGGGCTTCCGCGTCCGCAAGAGAACGTGCACGAACCCGGAGCCCCGCAATGGAGGCCTGCCGTGTGTAGGCGACGCAGCCGAGTACCAGGACTGTAACCCCCAGGCTTGTCCAG TGCGTGGTGCCTGGTCCTGCTGGACCTCGTGGTCCCCATGCTCAGCTTCCTGTGGTGGAGGCCACTATCAACGCACAAGGTCCTGCACCAGTCCCGCGCCCTCCCCAGGAGAGGACATCTGTCTTGGTCTGCACACAGAGGAGGCACTGTGTGCGACACAGGCTTGCCCAG AAGGCTGGTCCCCGTGGTCTGAGTGGAGCGCGTGCACTGAGGATGGAGCCCAGAGCCGCAGTCGGCACTGTGAAGAGCTGGTCCCAGGGCCCAGCACCTGTGCCGGAAACAGCAGCCAGAGCCGTCCCTGCCCCTACAGCGAGATTCCTG TGATCCTGCCTGCCTCCAGCACGGAGGAGTCCGCCGGCTGTGGAG ggTTCAGTCTCATCCACCTGGTAGCCACAGGTGTCTCCTGCTTCCTGGGCTCCGGGCTGCTGACCTTGGCAGTGTACCTGTCCTGCCAGCACTGCCAACGTCAGTCCCAGGAATCCACACTCGTCCACCCCGCCACCCCCAACCACCTGCACTACAAGGGTGGGGGCACCCCCAAGAATGAGAAGTACACGCCCATGGAGTTCAAG ACCCTGAACAAGAATAACCTGATCCCCGATGACAGAGCCAATTTCTACCCATTGCAGCAGACCAATGTGTACACAACCACCTACTATCCCAGCCCGCTGAACAAACACAGCTTCCGGCCCGAGGCCTCGCCTGGACAACGGTGCTTCCCCAACAGCTGA
- the SEMA5B gene encoding semaphorin-5B isoform X2 has translation MVFPGPLAITLLPPSLTLLVFHLSSSQDVAPEPSSEPQLCSLREHPTVAFADLKPWVFNFTYPGARDFSQLALDPSRNQLIVGARNYLFRLSLANVSLLQATEWASNEDTRRSCQSKGKTEEECQNYLRVLIVTGRKVFMCGTNAFSPVCSSRQVGNLSRTIEKINGVARCPYDPRHNSTAVISSQGELYAATVIDFSGRDPAIYRSLGSRPPLRTAQYNSKWLNEPNFVAAYDIGLFAYFFLRENAVEHDCGRTVYSRVARVCKNDVGGRFLLEDTWTTFMKARLNCSRPGEVPFYYNELQSAFHLPEQDLIYGVFTTNVNSIAASAVCAFNLSAISQAFNGPFRYQENPRAAWLPIANPIPNFQCGTLPEVGPNENLTERSLQDAQRLFLMSEAVQPVTPEPCVTQDSVRFSHLVVDLVQAKDTLYHVLYIGTESGTILKALSTASRSLRGCYLEELHVLPPGRREPLRSLRILHSARALFVGLSDGVLRVPLERCATYRSQGACLGARDPYCGWDGKQQRCSTLEDSSNMSLWTQNITACPVRNVTRDGGFGQWSPWQPCEHLDGDNSGSCLCRARACDSPRPRCGGRDCLGPAIHIANCSRNGAWTPWSSWALCSTSCGIGFQVRQRSCSNPAPRHGGRICVGKSREERFCNENTPCPVPIFWASWGSWNKCSSNCGGGVQSRRRSCENGNSCPGCGVEFKTCNPEGCPEVRRNTPWTPWLPVNVTQGGARQEQRFRFTCRAPLPDPHGLQFGRRRTETRTCPADGSGACDTDALVEDLLRSGGTSPHSVSGGWAAWGPWSSCSRDCELGFRVRKRTCTNPEPRNGGLPCVGDAAEYQDCNPQACPVRGAWSCWTSWSPCSASCGGGHYQRTRSCTSPAPSPGEDICLGLHTEEALCATQACPEGWSPWSEWSACTEDGAQSRSRHCEELVPGPSTCAGNSSQSRPCPYSEIPVILPASSTEESAGCGGFSLIHLVATGVSCFLGSGLLTLAVYLSCQHCQRQSQESTLVHPATPNHLHYKGGGTPKNEKYTPMEFKTLNKNNLIPDDRANFYPLQQTNVYTTTYYPSPLNKHSFRPEASPGQRCFPNS, from the exons GCCACAGAGTGGGCCTCCAACGAGGACACGCGCCGCTCCTGCCAAAGCAAAGGGAAGACCGAG GAGGAGTGTCAGAACTACCTGCGAGTCCTGATTGTCACTGGCCGGAAAGTGTTCATGTGCGGGACCAATGCCTTTTCCCCCGTGTGCTCCAGCAGACAG GTGGGGAACCTCAGCCGGACCATAGAGAAGATCAATGGTGTGGCCCGCTGCCCCTACGATCCGCGCCACAACTCCACAGCTGTCATCTCCTCTCAGGGGGAGCTCTATGCGGCCACCGTCATTGACTTCTCAGGTCGGGACCCCGCCATCTACCGCAGCCTGGGCAGCAGGCCACCACTTCGCACGGCCCAGTATAATTCCAAGTGGCTCAATG AGCCAAACTTCGTGGCAGCCTATGATATAGGGCTGTTTGCATACTTTTTCCTGCGGGAAAACGCGGTGGAGCACGATTGTGGACGCACTGTGTACTCCCGCGTGGCCCGAGTGTGCAAGAACGACGTGGGGGGCCGCTTCCTGCTGGAGGACACGTGGACCACGTTCATGAAGGCCCGGCTCAACTGCTCCCGCCCAGGCGAGGTCCCCTTCTATTACAACGAGCTGCAGAGTGCCTTCCACCTTCCTGAGCAGGACCTTATCTATGGGGTCTTCACCACCAACGT AAACAGCATTGCGGCTTCTGCTGTCTGCGCCTTCAACCTCAGCGCCATCTCCCAGGCTTTTAATGGCCCATTTCGCTACCAGGAGAACCCCAGGGCTGCCTGGCTCCCCATCGCTAACCCCATCCCCAACTTCCAG TGCGGCACCCTGCCAGAGGTGGGCCCCAACGAGAACCTGACGGAGCGCAGTCTGCAGGACGCGCAGCGCCTGTTCCTGATGAGCGAGGCTGTGCAGCCAGTGACCCCCGAGCCCTGTGTCACCCAGGACAGCGTGCGCTTCTCACACCTCGTGGTGGACCTGGTGCAGGCTAAGGACACGCTCTACCACGTGCTCTACATCGGCACCG AGTCGGGCACCATCCTGAAGGCCCTGTCCACCGCGAGCCGCAGCCTCCGTGGCTGCTACCTGGAAGAGCTGCACGTCCTTCCTCCGGGGCGCCGCGAGCCCCTGCGCAGCCTGCGCATCCTGCACAGCGCACGCGCGCTCTTCGTGGGGCTGAGCGACGGCGTGCTGCGGGTCCCCCTGGAGAGGTGCGCCACCTACCGCAGCCAGGG GGCGTGCCTGGGGGCACGGGACCCATACTGCGGCTGGGACGGGAAGCAGCAACGGTGCAGCACACTTGAGGACAGCTCCAACATGAGCCTCTGGACCCAGAACATAACAGCGTGTCCT GTTCGAAACGTGACTCGGGATGGGGGCTTCGGCCAGTGGTCACCATGGCAACCATGCGAGCACTTGGATGGGGACAATTCAGGCTCTTGCCTTTGTCGGGCTCGAGCCTGTGACTCCCCCCGACCCCGCTGTGGGGGACGAGACTGCCTGGGGCCAGCCATCCACATTGCCAACTGTTCCAG GAATGGGGCGTGGACCCCGTGGTCCTCGTGGGCCCTATGCAGCACGTCCTGTGGGATCGGATTCCAGGTCCGCCAGCGAAGTTGCAGCAACCCCGCGCCCCGCCACGGCGGCCGCATCTGCGTGGGCAAGAGCCGGGAGGAGCG GTTCTGTAACGAAAACACGCCTTGCCCGGTGCCCATCTTCTGGGCGTCATGGGGCTCCTGGAACAAGTGCAGCAGCAACTGTGGGGGCGGCGTGCAATCGCGGCGGCGGTCCTGTGAGAACGGCAACTCCTGCCCTGGCTGTGGTGTG GAATTCAAGACCTGCAATCCGGAGGGCTGCCCAGAAGTGAGGCGCAACACGCCGTGGACACCGTGGCTGCCGGTGAACGTGACTCAGGGTGGGGCGCGGCAGGAGCAGCGTTTCCGCTTCACGTGCCGCGCGCCCCTGCCCGACCCCCACGGCCTGCAGTTTggcaggaggaggacagagaCCAGAACCTGCCCAGCGGACGGCTCGGGAGCCTGCGACACCGACG CCCTGGTGGAGGATCTCCTGCGCAGCGGGGGCACCTCCCCGCACTCGGTGAGTGGTGGCTGGGCCGCGTGGGGCCCGTGGTCGTCCTGCTCCCGAGACTGCGAGCTGGGCTTCCGCGTCCGCAAGAGAACGTGCACGAACCCGGAGCCCCGCAATGGAGGCCTGCCGTGTGTAGGCGACGCAGCCGAGTACCAGGACTGTAACCCCCAGGCTTGTCCAG TGCGTGGTGCCTGGTCCTGCTGGACCTCGTGGTCCCCATGCTCAGCTTCCTGTGGTGGAGGCCACTATCAACGCACAAGGTCCTGCACCAGTCCCGCGCCCTCCCCAGGAGAGGACATCTGTCTTGGTCTGCACACAGAGGAGGCACTGTGTGCGACACAGGCTTGCCCAG AAGGCTGGTCCCCGTGGTCTGAGTGGAGCGCGTGCACTGAGGATGGAGCCCAGAGCCGCAGTCGGCACTGTGAAGAGCTGGTCCCAGGGCCCAGCACCTGTGCCGGAAACAGCAGCCAGAGCCGTCCCTGCCCCTACAGCGAGATTCCTG TGATCCTGCCTGCCTCCAGCACGGAGGAGTCCGCCGGCTGTGGAG ggTTCAGTCTCATCCACCTGGTAGCCACAGGTGTCTCCTGCTTCCTGGGCTCCGGGCTGCTGACCTTGGCAGTGTACCTGTCCTGCCAGCACTGCCAACGTCAGTCCCAGGAATCCACACTCGTCCACCCCGCCACCCCCAACCACCTGCACTACAAGGGTGGGGGCACCCCCAAGAATGAGAAGTACACGCCCATGGAGTTCAAG ACCCTGAACAAGAATAACCTGATCCCCGATGACAGAGCCAATTTCTACCCATTGCAGCAGACCAATGTGTACACAACCACCTACTATCCCAGCCCGCTGAACAAACACAGCTTCCGGCCCGAGGCCTCGCCTGGACAACGGTGCTTCCCCAACAGCTGA
- the SEMA5B gene encoding semaphorin-5B isoform X1, with product MVFPGPLAITLLPPSLTLLVFHLSSSQDVAPEPSSEPQLCSLREHPTVAFADLKPWVFNFTYPGARDFSQLALDPSRNQLIVGARNYLFRLSLANVSLLQATEWASNEDTRRSCQSKGKTEEECQNYLRVLIVTGRKVFMCGTNAFSPVCSSRQVGNLSRTIEKINGVARCPYDPRHNSTAVISSQGELYAATVIDFSGRDPAIYRSLGSRPPLRTAQYNSKWLNEPNFVAAYDIGLFAYFFLRENAVEHDCGRTVYSRVARVCKNDVGGRFLLEDTWTTFMKARLNCSRPGEVPFYYNELQSAFHLPEQDLIYGVFTTNVNSIAASAVCAFNLSAISQAFNGPFRYQENPRAAWLPIANPIPNFQCGTLPEVGPNENLTERSLQDAQRLFLMSEAVQPVTPEPCVTQDSVRFSHLVVDLVQAKDTLYHVLYIGTESGTILKALSTASRSLRGCYLEELHVLPPGRREPLRSLRILHSARALFVGLSDGVLRVPLERCATYRSQGACLGARDPYCGWDGKQQRCSTLEDSSNMSLWTQNITACPVRNVTRDGGFGQWSPWQPCEHLDGDNSGSCLCRARACDSPRPRCGGRDCLGPAIHIANCSRNGAWTPWSSWALCSTSCGIGFQVRQRSCSNPAPRHGGRICVGKSREERFCNENTPCPVPIFWASWGSWNKCSSNCGGGVQSRRRSCENGNSCPGCGVVRPCRGPAPREGWGEAGPQGRPGAAGPPDSTRSHPKEFKTCNPEGCPEVRRNTPWTPWLPVNVTQGGARQEQRFRFTCRAPLPDPHGLQFGRRRTETRTCPADGSGACDTDALVEDLLRSGGTSPHSVSGGWAAWGPWSSCSRDCELGFRVRKRTCTNPEPRNGGLPCVGDAAEYQDCNPQACPVRGAWSCWTSWSPCSASCGGGHYQRTRSCTSPAPSPGEDICLGLHTEEALCATQACPEGWSPWSEWSACTEDGAQSRSRHCEELVPGPSTCAGNSSQSRPCPYSEIPVILPASSTEESAGCGGFSLIHLVATGVSCFLGSGLLTLAVYLSCQHCQRQSQESTLVHPATPNHLHYKGGGTPKNEKYTPMEFKTLNKNNLIPDDRANFYPLQQTNVYTTTYYPSPLNKHSFRPEASPGQRCFPNS from the exons GCCACAGAGTGGGCCTCCAACGAGGACACGCGCCGCTCCTGCCAAAGCAAAGGGAAGACCGAG GAGGAGTGTCAGAACTACCTGCGAGTCCTGATTGTCACTGGCCGGAAAGTGTTCATGTGCGGGACCAATGCCTTTTCCCCCGTGTGCTCCAGCAGACAG GTGGGGAACCTCAGCCGGACCATAGAGAAGATCAATGGTGTGGCCCGCTGCCCCTACGATCCGCGCCACAACTCCACAGCTGTCATCTCCTCTCAGGGGGAGCTCTATGCGGCCACCGTCATTGACTTCTCAGGTCGGGACCCCGCCATCTACCGCAGCCTGGGCAGCAGGCCACCACTTCGCACGGCCCAGTATAATTCCAAGTGGCTCAATG AGCCAAACTTCGTGGCAGCCTATGATATAGGGCTGTTTGCATACTTTTTCCTGCGGGAAAACGCGGTGGAGCACGATTGTGGACGCACTGTGTACTCCCGCGTGGCCCGAGTGTGCAAGAACGACGTGGGGGGCCGCTTCCTGCTGGAGGACACGTGGACCACGTTCATGAAGGCCCGGCTCAACTGCTCCCGCCCAGGCGAGGTCCCCTTCTATTACAACGAGCTGCAGAGTGCCTTCCACCTTCCTGAGCAGGACCTTATCTATGGGGTCTTCACCACCAACGT AAACAGCATTGCGGCTTCTGCTGTCTGCGCCTTCAACCTCAGCGCCATCTCCCAGGCTTTTAATGGCCCATTTCGCTACCAGGAGAACCCCAGGGCTGCCTGGCTCCCCATCGCTAACCCCATCCCCAACTTCCAG TGCGGCACCCTGCCAGAGGTGGGCCCCAACGAGAACCTGACGGAGCGCAGTCTGCAGGACGCGCAGCGCCTGTTCCTGATGAGCGAGGCTGTGCAGCCAGTGACCCCCGAGCCCTGTGTCACCCAGGACAGCGTGCGCTTCTCACACCTCGTGGTGGACCTGGTGCAGGCTAAGGACACGCTCTACCACGTGCTCTACATCGGCACCG AGTCGGGCACCATCCTGAAGGCCCTGTCCACCGCGAGCCGCAGCCTCCGTGGCTGCTACCTGGAAGAGCTGCACGTCCTTCCTCCGGGGCGCCGCGAGCCCCTGCGCAGCCTGCGCATCCTGCACAGCGCACGCGCGCTCTTCGTGGGGCTGAGCGACGGCGTGCTGCGGGTCCCCCTGGAGAGGTGCGCCACCTACCGCAGCCAGGG GGCGTGCCTGGGGGCACGGGACCCATACTGCGGCTGGGACGGGAAGCAGCAACGGTGCAGCACACTTGAGGACAGCTCCAACATGAGCCTCTGGACCCAGAACATAACAGCGTGTCCT GTTCGAAACGTGACTCGGGATGGGGGCTTCGGCCAGTGGTCACCATGGCAACCATGCGAGCACTTGGATGGGGACAATTCAGGCTCTTGCCTTTGTCGGGCTCGAGCCTGTGACTCCCCCCGACCCCGCTGTGGGGGACGAGACTGCCTGGGGCCAGCCATCCACATTGCCAACTGTTCCAG GAATGGGGCGTGGACCCCGTGGTCCTCGTGGGCCCTATGCAGCACGTCCTGTGGGATCGGATTCCAGGTCCGCCAGCGAAGTTGCAGCAACCCCGCGCCCCGCCACGGCGGCCGCATCTGCGTGGGCAAGAGCCGGGAGGAGCG GTTCTGTAACGAAAACACGCCTTGCCCGGTGCCCATCTTCTGGGCGTCATGGGGCTCCTGGAACAAGTGCAGCAGCAACTGTGGGGGCGGCGTGCAATCGCGGCGGCGGTCCTGTGAGAACGGCAACTCCTGCCCTGGCTGTGGTGTGGTGAGGCCCTGCCGAGGACCTGCCcccagggaagggtggggggaggcggggccGCAGGGCAGGCCTGGGGCTGCAGGTCCACCAGACAGCACCCGGTCCCATCCCAAGGAATTCAAGACCTGCAATCCGGAGGGCTGCCCAGAAGTGAGGCGCAACACGCCGTGGACACCGTGGCTGCCGGTGAACGTGACTCAGGGTGGGGCGCGGCAGGAGCAGCGTTTCCGCTTCACGTGCCGCGCGCCCCTGCCCGACCCCCACGGCCTGCAGTTTggcaggaggaggacagagaCCAGAACCTGCCCAGCGGACGGCTCGGGAGCCTGCGACACCGACG CCCTGGTGGAGGATCTCCTGCGCAGCGGGGGCACCTCCCCGCACTCGGTGAGTGGTGGCTGGGCCGCGTGGGGCCCGTGGTCGTCCTGCTCCCGAGACTGCGAGCTGGGCTTCCGCGTCCGCAAGAGAACGTGCACGAACCCGGAGCCCCGCAATGGAGGCCTGCCGTGTGTAGGCGACGCAGCCGAGTACCAGGACTGTAACCCCCAGGCTTGTCCAG TGCGTGGTGCCTGGTCCTGCTGGACCTCGTGGTCCCCATGCTCAGCTTCCTGTGGTGGAGGCCACTATCAACGCACAAGGTCCTGCACCAGTCCCGCGCCCTCCCCAGGAGAGGACATCTGTCTTGGTCTGCACACAGAGGAGGCACTGTGTGCGACACAGGCTTGCCCAG AAGGCTGGTCCCCGTGGTCTGAGTGGAGCGCGTGCACTGAGGATGGAGCCCAGAGCCGCAGTCGGCACTGTGAAGAGCTGGTCCCAGGGCCCAGCACCTGTGCCGGAAACAGCAGCCAGAGCCGTCCCTGCCCCTACAGCGAGATTCCTG TGATCCTGCCTGCCTCCAGCACGGAGGAGTCCGCCGGCTGTGGAG ggTTCAGTCTCATCCACCTGGTAGCCACAGGTGTCTCCTGCTTCCTGGGCTCCGGGCTGCTGACCTTGGCAGTGTACCTGTCCTGCCAGCACTGCCAACGTCAGTCCCAGGAATCCACACTCGTCCACCCCGCCACCCCCAACCACCTGCACTACAAGGGTGGGGGCACCCCCAAGAATGAGAAGTACACGCCCATGGAGTTCAAG ACCCTGAACAAGAATAACCTGATCCCCGATGACAGAGCCAATTTCTACCCATTGCAGCAGACCAATGTGTACACAACCACCTACTATCCCAGCCCGCTGAACAAACACAGCTTCCGGCCCGAGGCCTCGCCTGGACAACGGTGCTTCCCCAACAGCTGA